In a single window of the Gossypium hirsutum isolate 1008001.06 chromosome A13, Gossypium_hirsutum_v2.1, whole genome shotgun sequence genome:
- the LOC107893246 gene encoding double-stranded RNA-binding protein 2 isoform X2, which yields MFKNQLQELAQRSCFNLPSYSCIREGPDHAPRFKATVNFNGETFESPMFCSTLRQAEHAAAEIALNTLANRGPSRALAARVLDETGVYKNLLQETAHRAGLNLPVYTTVRSGPGHIPSFSCMVDLAGFSFTGDPARTKKQAQKNAAMAAWSALRKLSQDGSSSSSSPSLEFKGKQEQEQVVIARFLSSLRPSEVRPSMQYDYQYEKHRSVPVCRDLTPPNQSLYSAHGESWPYPSFPLEMTMPIYQIWQQEQLLQLQSHLFSFPVSPVPPPAPQFLPILDLDRHLQVRGQEPRFMSPRIAISTTHPSLYISNHSASQPTMGKSTVTIQEIHEEIKEESPKSPPPHVVNDRLVPGQTNAETGIGESKQEDHKQKNTELESKSDTGHRKSDAGSRPVNNRLQNPHAFESSHLRSQYPPRRSYYGNSRPAPSYAVASPTIQTVSPNSSMRPNMQEPTTQVPVLPRMRIGAPPFSTRPSFERTNLGSMHHSSIAPPVRIRSVVPVCSAPPSRKTPNFNKERLLPNKEKKDTVAEDLSTAASEFSNCF from the exons ATGTTCAAGAACCAATTGCAAGAGTTGGCTCAAAGAAGTTGCTTTAATCTACCATCTTATTCGTGCATCCGGGAAGGCCCTGATCACGCTCCTCGGTTTAAAGCTACTGTAAACTTTAATGGAGAGACCTTTGAAAGCCCCATGTTTTGCTCTACTTTGAGACAAGCGGAACACGCTGCCGCAGAAATAGCTCTAAATACACTTGCCAACAGAGGCCCTTCCAGAGCATTAGCTGCAAGAGTTTTG GATGAAACCGGTGTTTATAAGAACTTGCTTCAAGAGACTGCTCATAGAGCAGGCTTAAATCTTCCTGTCTACACCACTGTTCGATCTGGACCAGGCCATATTCCTAGTTTTTCATGCATGGTTGACCTTGCTGGGTTTAGCTTTACAGGGGATCCCGCTCGGACTAAGAAACAAGCTCAGAAGAATGCAGCAATGGCTGCATGGTCAGCCCTGAGAAAGT TGTCTCAGGATggttcatcttcatcttcatcaccTTCATTGGAGTTTAAAGGAAAACAAGAACAAGAGCAAGTTGTCATTGCTCGTTTCCTTTCATCGTTACGACCATCTGAAGTGAGACCGTCTATGCAATACGATTATCAATATGAAAAGCACAGATCAGTCCCTGTATGTCGAGACCTAACCCCACCAAATCAAAGCTTATATTCTGCACATGGTGAAAGTTGGCCTTACCCTAGCTTTCCCCTTGAAATGACCATGCCCATATACCAAATATGGCAGCAAGAACAACTATTGCAGTTGCAAAGCCATCTGTTTTCGTTTCCGGTTTCTCCTGTTCCTCCTCCTGCTCCTCAGTTTCTTCCTATTTTAGACCTGGATCGTCATCTTCAAGTTAGAGGCCAAGAACCAAGATTTATGTCTCCGAGGATTGCCATTTCTACAACACACCCTTCTCTTTACATCTCTAATCATTCAGCTTCTCAACCAACCATGGGTAAATCTACAGTGACCATTCAAGAGATTCATGAAGAGATAAAAGAAGAATCACCCAAAAGCCCTCCTCCACACGTAGTTAACGATCGGCTTGTTCCGGGTCAAACTAATGCTGAAACAGGTATTGGTGAATCAAAACAGGAAGACCACAAACAGAAGAACACCGAGTTGGAAAGCAAAAGTGATACTGGTCATAGGAAATCGGATGCTGGTTCTCGGCCTGTTAAcaaccggttacaaaatccacATGCCTTTGAGTCTTCTCATCTTCGATCACAGTATCCTCCGAGGAGAAGTTATTACGGAAATTCTAGACCAGCACCATCCTATGCAGTGGCTTCTCCTACGATCCAAACTGTAAGCCCGAATTCTTCCATGAGACCGAACATGCAAGAGCCAACAACTCAGGTTCCTGTCCTGCCAAGAATGAGAATTGGAGCTCCGCCATTTTCAACCAGGCCGAGCTTCGAGAGAACAAACCTTGGCAGTATGCATCACAGCTCCATTGCACCACCTGTTAGAATACGGTCCGTTGTACCGGTCTGTTCAGCTCCACCATCAAGAAAAACACCAAATTTCAACAAGGAGAGACTATTGCCCAACAAAGAGAAAAAAGATACAGTAGCTGAGGATCTATCAACAGCAGCTTCAGAATTTAGTAACTGCTTTtga
- the LOC107893246 gene encoding double-stranded RNA-binding protein 2 isoform X1 produces the protein MFKNQLQELAQRSCFNLPSYSCIREGPDHAPRFKATVNFNGETFESPMFCSTLRQAEHAAAEIALNTLANRGPSRALAARVLDETGVYKNLLQETAHRAGLNLPVYTTVRSGPGHIPSFSCMVDLAGFSFTGDPARTKKQAQKNAAMAAWSALRKCMIPVFRIKVSQDGSSSSSSPSLEFKGKQEQEQVVIARFLSSLRPSEVRPSMQYDYQYEKHRSVPVCRDLTPPNQSLYSAHGESWPYPSFPLEMTMPIYQIWQQEQLLQLQSHLFSFPVSPVPPPAPQFLPILDLDRHLQVRGQEPRFMSPRIAISTTHPSLYISNHSASQPTMGKSTVTIQEIHEEIKEESPKSPPPHVVNDRLVPGQTNAETGIGESKQEDHKQKNTELESKSDTGHRKSDAGSRPVNNRLQNPHAFESSHLRSQYPPRRSYYGNSRPAPSYAVASPTIQTVSPNSSMRPNMQEPTTQVPVLPRMRIGAPPFSTRPSFERTNLGSMHHSSIAPPVRIRSVVPVCSAPPSRKTPNFNKERLLPNKEKKDTVAEDLSTAASEFSNCF, from the exons ATGTTCAAGAACCAATTGCAAGAGTTGGCTCAAAGAAGTTGCTTTAATCTACCATCTTATTCGTGCATCCGGGAAGGCCCTGATCACGCTCCTCGGTTTAAAGCTACTGTAAACTTTAATGGAGAGACCTTTGAAAGCCCCATGTTTTGCTCTACTTTGAGACAAGCGGAACACGCTGCCGCAGAAATAGCTCTAAATACACTTGCCAACAGAGGCCCTTCCAGAGCATTAGCTGCAAGAGTTTTG GATGAAACCGGTGTTTATAAGAACTTGCTTCAAGAGACTGCTCATAGAGCAGGCTTAAATCTTCCTGTCTACACCACTGTTCGATCTGGACCAGGCCATATTCCTAGTTTTTCATGCATGGTTGACCTTGCTGGGTTTAGCTTTACAGGGGATCCCGCTCGGACTAAGAAACAAGCTCAGAAGAATGCAGCAATGGCTGCATGGTCAGCCCTGAGAAAGTGTATGATTCCTGTCTTCCGTATTAAAG TGTCTCAGGATggttcatcttcatcttcatcaccTTCATTGGAGTTTAAAGGAAAACAAGAACAAGAGCAAGTTGTCATTGCTCGTTTCCTTTCATCGTTACGACCATCTGAAGTGAGACCGTCTATGCAATACGATTATCAATATGAAAAGCACAGATCAGTCCCTGTATGTCGAGACCTAACCCCACCAAATCAAAGCTTATATTCTGCACATGGTGAAAGTTGGCCTTACCCTAGCTTTCCCCTTGAAATGACCATGCCCATATACCAAATATGGCAGCAAGAACAACTATTGCAGTTGCAAAGCCATCTGTTTTCGTTTCCGGTTTCTCCTGTTCCTCCTCCTGCTCCTCAGTTTCTTCCTATTTTAGACCTGGATCGTCATCTTCAAGTTAGAGGCCAAGAACCAAGATTTATGTCTCCGAGGATTGCCATTTCTACAACACACCCTTCTCTTTACATCTCTAATCATTCAGCTTCTCAACCAACCATGGGTAAATCTACAGTGACCATTCAAGAGATTCATGAAGAGATAAAAGAAGAATCACCCAAAAGCCCTCCTCCACACGTAGTTAACGATCGGCTTGTTCCGGGTCAAACTAATGCTGAAACAGGTATTGGTGAATCAAAACAGGAAGACCACAAACAGAAGAACACCGAGTTGGAAAGCAAAAGTGATACTGGTCATAGGAAATCGGATGCTGGTTCTCGGCCTGTTAAcaaccggttacaaaatccacATGCCTTTGAGTCTTCTCATCTTCGATCACAGTATCCTCCGAGGAGAAGTTATTACGGAAATTCTAGACCAGCACCATCCTATGCAGTGGCTTCTCCTACGATCCAAACTGTAAGCCCGAATTCTTCCATGAGACCGAACATGCAAGAGCCAACAACTCAGGTTCCTGTCCTGCCAAGAATGAGAATTGGAGCTCCGCCATTTTCAACCAGGCCGAGCTTCGAGAGAACAAACCTTGGCAGTATGCATCACAGCTCCATTGCACCACCTGTTAGAATACGGTCCGTTGTACCGGTCTGTTCAGCTCCACCATCAAGAAAAACACCAAATTTCAACAAGGAGAGACTATTGCCCAACAAAGAGAAAAAAGATACAGTAGCTGAGGATCTATCAACAGCAGCTTCAGAATTTAGTAACTGCTTTtga
- the LOC107893247 gene encoding probable nucleolar protein 5-2, which yields MLVLFETPAGFALFKVLDEGKLNKVEDLSKEFLAPDSARKVVSLKAFSKFENTAEALEAATKLLESAPSKGLRKFLRAHCDGETLGVADSKLGNAIKEKLKIDCVHNNAVMELLRGVRTQLTELISGLGAQDLAPMSLGLSHSLSRYKLKFSADKVDTMIVQAIGLLDDLDKELNTYAMRVREWYGWHFPELTKIIQDNIMYAKAVKLMGDRANAAKLDFSEVLPEEFETELKEAAVISMGTEISDLDLTNIKDLCDQVLNLSEYRAQLYDYLKSRMNTVAPNLTALVGELVGARLIAHGGSLINLAKQPGSTVQILGAEKALFRALKTKHSTPKYGLIYHASLVGQAAPKHKGKISRSLAAKAALAIRCDALGDDQDNSMGLENRAKLEARLRALEGKELGRSAGSAKGKPKIEVYDKDRKKGAGLITPAKTYNPAADSVLSQITNTAALNEQDTVPKKKKVEAEPPQMEKAAEVPAIEAKKEKKKKKKADKEAGLPTNENEPECEEPTEKEKKKHQTKDVENAEVGEKKKKKRKHEEQEDKESEVQTKKEKKKKKKKTED from the exons ATGCTTGTGTTGTTCGAGACTCCGGCAGGATTTGCCCTTTTCAAAGTCTTAGATGAAGGGAAGTTGAATAAAGTTGAG GACTTGTCAAAGGAATTCTTGGCTCCTGACTCTGCCAGAAAG gtTGTGTCGTTGAAAGCCTTTTCCAAGTTTGAAAACACTGCAGAAGCTTTGGAAGCTGCAACCAAACTACTTGAAAGTGCACCCAGTAAAGGCCTGCGCAAGTTTTTGCGTGCGCATTGTGATGGTGAAACACTTGGAGTGGCTGATTCAAAGCTTGGAAATGCAATTAAGGAAAAACTG AAAATTGATTGTGTTCACAATAATGCTGTTATGGAGTTGCTGAGAGGTGTGAGAACTCAGTTGACAGAACTCATATCTGGTCTAGGTGCTCAAGATTTAGCTCCGATGAGTTTGGGTCTTTCACATAGCCTTTCTAGATACAAGCTAAAGTTCAGTGCTGATAAG GTTGATACAATGATTGTTCAAGCCATTGGTTTGCTTGATGACCTTGATAAAGAGCTCAACACATATGCAATGAGGGTTCGTGAATGGTATGGTTGGCATTTTCCAGAGCTTACTAAGATCATACAAGACAATATCATGTATGCCAAGGCAGTAAAACTAATGGGTGACCGTGCTAATGCTGCTAAGCTCGACTTCTCAGAG GTATTACCAGAAGAGTTTGAGACAGAATTAAAGGAGGCAGCAGTCATATCCATGGGGACTGAAATTAGTGACCTTGATCTGACAAATATCAAAGATTTATGTGATCAGGTTCTCAATCTTTCTGAATACCGAGCTCAGCTATATGATTATTTAAAGAGCAGGATGAACACTGTTGCACCAAACTTGACTGCTCTTGTCGGTGAACTTGTTGGTGCTCGTCTCATTGCTCATGGTGGCAGCTTAATAAATCTTGCCAAACAGCCTGGTAGTACTGTTCAGATTCTAGGTGCGGAGAAGGCTCTCTTCAGAGCTCTCAAGACAAAGCATTCGACTCCCAAATACGGACTCATCTACCATGCATCCTTGGTTGGTCAGGCAGCTCCAAAACACAAGGGGAAGATTTCCAGGTCACTTGCTGCAAAGGCTGCATTGGCAATTCGTTGTGATGCTCTTGGAGACGACCAAGATAACTCGATGGGACTTGAGAACCGAGCCAAG CTTGAAGCAAGATTAAGGGCTCTTGAAGGCAAAGAACTGGGACGTTCTGCCGGGTCGGCTAAAGGCAAGCCTAAGATAGAAGTCTATGACAAGGATCGGAAGAAGGGAGCTGGGTTGATTACTCCTGCTAAG ACATACAATCCTGCAGCAGATTCTGTTCTCAGTCAAATAACAAACACCGCTGCACTTAATGAACAAGACACAGTCCCGAAGAAGAAGAAGGTTGAGGCCGAACCTCCACAGATGGAGAAAGCAGCTGAGGTACCTGCAATTGAAGctaagaaagagaagaagaaaaagaagaaagctgATAAGGAAGCAGGTTTGCCAACTAATGAAAATGAACCTGAATGCGAAGAACCTACggagaaggaaaagaagaaacatCAGACCAAGGATGTAGAGAATGCTGAAGtaggagagaagaaaaagaaaaagagaaagcacGAAGAACAAGAAGATAAAGAATCTGAAGTGCAGAccaagaaagagaaaaagaagaagaagaagaagactgaAGATTGA